TACGCGAGCGAGCGCGACTACGAAGCCGTGTGGCTCGCGCTCGCGGCCCAGGTCGCGGCGGAATACTTCGCCATCCGGTCACTCGACGCGCAGGCCGCCGTGCTCGAGCGCAGCCGCGACGTATTCGAGGAGCAGGTGCGCGTGGTCTCCGCGCGGCGCAAGGCGGGGCTGGTGAGCGACCTCGACGTGGCACAGGCGGAAACTCAGCTCGCCTCGACCGTCGGCCAACAGGCCGACGTGACTCGCCTGCGGGCCGAGACCGAGCACGCGCTCGCCGTGCTGGTCGGCCGGCCTGCACCCAGCTTCGCGGTCCCCGTGCGCCCGCTCGACACGGTCGCCCCCGAAGTGCCCGCGGGCGTGCCTTCGGATCTGCTCCAGCACCGTCCCGACGTGGTCGAGGCCGAGTACCGGCTGGCCGCGGCCAACGCCGAGATCGGTGTCGCCAAGGCGCTCCTCTTCCCCCAGGTGCGACTCACCGGTGCGGCCGGATGGGAGAGCGCGAGCTTCAGCGACGTGGTGAACTGGGAGAGCCGGCTCTGGGAGATCGGCCCGAGCATCCACGTGCCGATCTTCGAAGGCGGCAGGCTGCGCGCCAACCTGTCCGCCGCCGAGGCGCGCTGGGCCGAGTCGGTGCAGCTCTACCGCGGCACCGTGCTCGGCGCCTTCCGCGACGTGGAAGACGCCCTGGCGGGCGTGCGCCTGCGCGCCGACCAGGACGCCGCCGTGCGCGACGCGGTGGAGGCTTCGGGCCGCGCGGCTGCCGTCGCGCGCGCGCAGTACGACCGGGGCATCGCCGACTATCTCCAGGTCGCGGTCGCCGAGGCCACGCACCTGAACCTCGAGCTGCAGTCCGCGCAGATCAGCGAGCAGAGACTCGACGCGTCGCTCCAGCTCGTGAAGGCGATCGGCGGCAGCTGGCGCTAGCCGCGCGTTCCCGGCGGGGCGTACGATGTCCGCTCGGGAAGTCCCAAGGAGGCCGCCGTGGACACGAACAAGCTCGAGGCATTCGTCAACAAGGCACTCGGGGATCTCGGCGCGGCCTTGACCGCGTCGTTGGTGGTGATCGGCGACAAGCTCGGCCTCTACCGCGCGATGGCTGGAGCAGGTCCGATCAGCTCGGACGAGCTGGCGCGGCGCACGAACACGAACGAGCGCTCGGTGCGCGAGTGGCTCGCCGCGCAGGCTGCCGCCGGCTATGTCGACTACGACGCGAAGACCGGCCGTTACTCGCTCTCCGACGAGCACGCGGTGGCGCTGACGCAGGAAGACAGCCCGGCGTGCGTGCTGGGCGGATTCCAGGGACTCACTGCGGCGACCCGGGCGGCGCCCAAGGTGCTCGAGGCATTCCGCACCGGGAAGGGCGTCGGCTGGCACGAGCACGACCCCGATCTCTTCGCCGGTACCGAGCGCTTCTTCCGGCCGGGCTACAACGTGAACCTGGTCTCGTCCTGGATTCCCGCCTTGGACGGCGTGAAGCAGAAGCTGGAACGAGGCGGGCGCGTCGCCGACGTGGGCTGCGGCTGGGGCACCTCGACCATCCTGCTCGCGCGCGCATTCCCGCGCTCGACGTTCGTGGGCTTCGACTATCACACGCCCTCGATCGAGAAGGCGCGCGAGCGCGCGCGGGAGGCCGGCGTCTCGGACCGCGTCCGCTTCGAGGTCTCGAGCGCGAAGGCCTATCCCGGCAGCTACGACCTGGTCGCGTTCTTCGACTGTCTGCACGACATGGGCGATCCGGTCGGGGCCGCCGCACACGTGCGCGAGTCACTGGGCGCCGACGGAACGTGGATGCTGGTCGAGCCACGCGCGGGCGACCACGTGCACGAGAACCTGCATCCGCTGGGCCGCCTGTTCTACTCGGTGTCGACGCTGGTGTGCACCCAGGCGTCGCTGGCGCAGGAGGTGGGCGCGGCGCTCGGGGCGCAAGCCGGCGAGAAACGGCTGCGCGAGGTGCTGACGCAGGCGGGATTCACCCGGATTCGCAGAGCGACGGAGACCCCGTTCAATCTGGTGCTCGAAGCCAGACCCTGAGTCACGCGGCGCCCGCACCCGAGCGCCCCTTCCAGGTGGCGCCCTCGTTGCGCCAGTGTCTCTGCGCCGAGTCGAAGGTCATGGCGGCGTAGAGCACGCCTGCCGCGGGCAGCGCGAGCGCGAGCCAGGGCGAGCGCTTGTACAGCGCGAGCGTGGGCACGAACGATGCCGCCTGCAGCATCCAGGCCGCGGCGCCGAACATCGCCGCTGCCGAGCCACCCGCGAACAGCCCGCCGAGCACCGCGAGCACCGGCACGAGATACAGGAGCAGAAGCCCCGCGAGCGTACCGGCGAGCAGCGCGCGTGAGTGCTGGAGCTGCGTGTAGGCGCTGCGCGCGACCATGTTCCACACGTCGTCGAGCCCGGAGTACGGGCGCACGGACTCCTCGCGCTCGGCCAGACCGAGCCAGATGCGTCCGCCGCGCTTGATCGCGCGACCGAGGGCGCAATCGTCGATCACCTCGCCGCGCAGCGCCTCGATCCCGCCCACGCGCGCCAGCGCGCCGCTGCGCACCAGCACCGAGCCACCCGCCGCCGCGGCCACCGGCGAGCGCGGATCGTTCACCGCCGGGAACGGGTAGAGCTGCTGGAAGAAGTACACGAACGCGGGCACGAGCAGTGCGTTCCAGCCGTGCGCGCGGTCGAGTTTCACCATCAGCGACACCAGGTCCAGTGACTCGGCCTCGCCCTTGGCGACCAGACGCGCGAGTGAGTCGGGCGCGTGCGCCACGTCGGCGTCGGTGAGCCACCACCAGGGGGGCACGCCTTCCTTCTCGCCGGCAGTCACCCCGGAGTGCAGCGCCCACATCTTGCCCACCCAGCCCGCGGGGCGCGCCTCGGTGCGCACCACCTCGAGCCGCGCGCCGTTCGGGCGCGCCCGGGCCACGTCGTGCGCGACGCTCGCGGTGCCGTCCGTGCTCTCGTCGTCGACCAGCACCACGCGAAACCGCCCCGGGTATTCCTGGTCCAGGAGCGAGCCCAGGCTCTGCGGTAGCACGTCGACCTCGTTCCGGGCCGGGACCACGGCCACCACGTCCGGCCAGGCCTCGGGAGCGTATTCCCGGTCGAGGCGCTGATCGCACAGCCAGAAGCCCTGGCGGGCGAACACCAGGTAGATCCAGGCCGCCGCCGAGATCAGCGCCGCAAGAGTGAACATGTTCTAAATCCTAGCGGTACAATCCGCGTCCACGGAGGATCCATGCGTACCGAGCTCTGCGACCGACTGGGCATCGAGTTTCCCATCTTCGCCTTCAGCCACTGCCGCGACGTGGTGGCCGCAGTCTCGCAGGCCGGCGGCTTCGGCGTGCTGGGCGCGGTGGGCTTCACGCCCGAGCAGCTCGAGGTCGAGTGCCGCTGGATCGACGAGCACGTGGGCAGCAAGCCGTACGGCGTCGATCTCGTGATCCCCCAGAAATACGAGGGCATGGGCGAGATCGATCCAGCGAAGCTCGAAGACATGCTGCGGGCGCAGATCCCGCTCGTGCACCGCGAGTTCGCGGCCAAGCTACTGGCCGACCACGGCGTGCCCGAGCTGCCGCCCGAGAACCGCGCGCGCGAGCTCCTGGGCTGGACCGAGGCGACGGCCGCGCCGCAGATCGAGGTCGCGCTGAAGCACGAGCGCGTGCGCCTGATCGCGAATGCGCTGGGCACGCCGCCCAAGGAAGTCATCCTGCAGGTGCAGGGCACGGGGCGGCTGGTGGCGGCGCTGTGCGGCCGGGTGCACCAGGCGCGCCGCCACCGCGAAGCGGGCGTCGACATCGTGATCGCGCAGGGCACCGAGGGCGGCGGTCACACCGGCGAGATCGGCAGCCTCGTGCTCTGGCCGCAGGTGATCGAGGCGGTGTCTCCCACGCCGGTGCTGGCGGCGGGCGGGATCGGCACCGGCGCGCAGATCGCCGCCGCGCTGGCGCTGGGCGCCCAGGGCGTGTGGACCGGGTCGCTGTGGCTCACGGTCGAGGAGGCCGAAGCCGAGCCGGCGCAGATCGACTCACTCCTGCGCGCGTCGAGCGAGGACACGGTCCGCTCGCGCTCGTTCACCGGCAAGCCTTGCCGCATGCTGCGCAACGAGTGGACCGAAGCCTGGGAGAAGCCCGAGTCACCCAAGCCCCTGGGCATGCCGCTGCAGGGGATGGTCACCATGGACGCGATCGCGCGCACCTCGCGCTACGCGGGCGCCGGACAGACCCAGCGCGTGGCGTTCAACCCCGTCGGTCAGACCGTGGGGCTGATGCGCGAGGTGCGCTCCTGTCGCGAGGTGATCTACGACCTCGTCGAGGGCTACTTCACCGCGAGCGAGAGACTCGCGGCGCTGCAGCCCCGCTGAGCGCCCACGCTCATTTCTTCTTCAGCTCGATGTCGGTCGCGGTCATCTTGTAG
This region of Myxococcota bacterium genomic DNA includes:
- a CDS encoding class I SAM-dependent methyltransferase, translating into MDTNKLEAFVNKALGDLGAALTASLVVIGDKLGLYRAMAGAGPISSDELARRTNTNERSVREWLAAQAAAGYVDYDAKTGRYSLSDEHAVALTQEDSPACVLGGFQGLTAATRAAPKVLEAFRTGKGVGWHEHDPDLFAGTERFFRPGYNVNLVSSWIPALDGVKQKLERGGRVADVGCGWGTSTILLARAFPRSTFVGFDYHTPSIEKARERAREAGVSDRVRFEVSSAKAYPGSYDLVAFFDCLHDMGDPVGAAAHVRESLGADGTWMLVEPRAGDHVHENLHPLGRLFYSVSTLVCTQASLAQEVGAALGAQAGEKRLREVLTQAGFTRIRRATETPFNLVLEARP
- a CDS encoding nitronate monooxygenase family protein; the encoded protein is MRTELCDRLGIEFPIFAFSHCRDVVAAVSQAGGFGVLGAVGFTPEQLEVECRWIDEHVGSKPYGVDLVIPQKYEGMGEIDPAKLEDMLRAQIPLVHREFAAKLLADHGVPELPPENRARELLGWTEATAAPQIEVALKHERVRLIANALGTPPKEVILQVQGTGRLVAALCGRVHQARRHREAGVDIVIAQGTEGGGHTGEIGSLVLWPQVIEAVSPTPVLAAGGIGTGAQIAAALALGAQGVWTGSLWLTVEEAEAEPAQIDSLLRASSEDTVRSRSFTGKPCRMLRNEWTEAWEKPESPKPLGMPLQGMVTMDAIARTSRYAGAGQTQRVAFNPVGQTVGLMREVRSCREVIYDLVEGYFTASERLAALQPR
- a CDS encoding glycosyltransferase, yielding MFTLAALISAAAWIYLVFARQGFWLCDQRLDREYAPEAWPDVVAVVPARNEVDVLPQSLGSLLDQEYPGRFRVVLVDDESTDGTASVAHDVARARPNGARLEVVRTEARPAGWVGKMWALHSGVTAGEKEGVPPWWWLTDADVAHAPDSLARLVAKGEAESLDLVSLMVKLDRAHGWNALLVPAFVYFFQQLYPFPAVNDPRSPVAAAAGGSVLVRSGALARVGGIEALRGEVIDDCALGRAIKRGGRIWLGLAEREESVRPYSGLDDVWNMVARSAYTQLQHSRALLAGTLAGLLLLYLVPVLAVLGGLFAGGSAAAMFGAAAWMLQAASFVPTLALYKRSPWLALALPAAGVLYAAMTFDSAQRHWRNEGATWKGRSGAGAA
- a CDS encoding efflux transporter outer membrane subunit yields the protein MRRAPRVIWAAAAVGAWLCGCAVGPDYQRPALDVPDAYHEPAAAGAPALEAEWWKLFSDPELVALEEQARVSNTEVQAAIARIDEARATARIARADFFPTLTLDPSYTVGRVSLNRQPAPRLGHFEDVDVPFDLSYEIDVFGRVRRNFESATASAYASERDYEAVWLALAAQVAAEYFAIRSLDAQAAVLERSRDVFEEQVRVVSARRKAGLVSDLDVAQAETQLASTVGQQADVTRLRAETEHALAVLVGRPAPSFAVPVRPLDTVAPEVPAGVPSDLLQHRPDVVEAEYRLAAANAEIGVAKALLFPQVRLTGAAGWESASFSDVVNWESRLWEIGPSIHVPIFEGGRLRANLSAAEARWAESVQLYRGTVLGAFRDVEDALAGVRLRADQDAAVRDAVEASGRAAAVARAQYDRGIADYLQVAVAEATHLNLELQSAQISEQRLDASLQLVKAIGGSWR